The Spea bombifrons isolate aSpeBom1 chromosome 4, aSpeBom1.2.pri, whole genome shotgun sequence genome segment TCCTATAGGGGGATGTATATTCCTGTCATGCAGCAAGGTTCCAGTCACCTGTCATGGTGGTCAAAATTCCATCTGCATTTAGGACACACTGAATAtacatcaaagggttaaattaaccATTAACGCCCTGGTTGTATACTTTATGTCTGCCCTAAAGGAGACAGATAGCGATTCTGTAACATACCTCACCATCTGTACCTCTTGAAACATtcaccctttaatagcccatcataaAGATTATATGCAATGAGTAACCAAATGGCTCCAATGCCGGCCCTCGTGGAAACCGTGACTTGTCattaaaaaccctgagagttcccaggtatggtcaccGTGCCTTAAAGGTTCTGTGCATCATCTGTTTCTGAAGGATCTCTGCAATAGTCCTTCAGAGCGAGTTATATACTTACCCGAGAATACCAAGTATTCTACATCAtactttcatatttaataacaaaataaaaataaattaagcatCAAATATTTGGCCCCCGTGCCCTGTCATGAAACATATGATGCGTGTCATGGatgtgtgtaatgctatttatagatatttataatCTTACATATGGTATTAGATGCAAAGAGACCgcgtgaatgtatatatatacattaattttaCTATCGAGATGTATCCTGTGTCATTTAGAGTTTTTTTCTGTCCGCTCTCTCGTCTTAAAGGATCCGTCCCTTTCAATGGCTGTCAGGCATGCAGTAGCATCATGAGGTCGAGCCCCCGCAGGCCACTGATTCTCAAGAGGCGTAAGCTTAGCCTTCCCCGACACGATGCTGCCGGCGGCGCTGACGCATCCAACCAAAGTCTGGCCCCCGTGATGGGCACGATGAGGTCCGGAGAACAGAGCCAGGCACAGAACCCGGGAGACGGCGTACTCGCCAAACAAAGCGGTGCCCAAGGAGTAGCGGGACCTTCTCGACAGGTCGGTGGTCGCACGTCAGGAGTCCCCGGAGTCTCTCAGCATGGCAATACCTGTCAGATAGGAGCTGTGGGGCCATCAGACCGTAGCCTGAGCCTTCAGGTTAATGATAGAGGACACCCAGCGGACAACCTGATACAAAATCCAGTTGCCGAAACGCCTTTAACGCAGATCTCAGTGGACGCTTTAAATATCCCATCCGAGGTCAAAATAATGAGCCACCCCACAACACCAGACACTCAGCTTGTGGTCATACCGCCTGAATCTGATGTTCAGAGTATCATTCATGCCCTGACCGCCCGGGGAAGGACAAGTGGAGGTCCGAACAAGTTTATCCTCATCAGCAGTGGAACAACTTTCCATAACCAGCCAGTGGATCAAGTCAAGGAGGAAGAACCAATTCACCTGGAATCCATATGCTCTTCAAAGCAACCGAGTGCTGGAAGCGATATCAAAGGTAACATCCTGATGTAGTAGGTAACTCGGCCCTCTTAAGTCTTGCCGGGCAGACGCGTTTCTCATTGACCATAATCTCGTCTCATACAGTATTTCCTAAAGCTGGGCATCCGGAAGCAAGCGAGATGGACAGAAGTCTGTCCAGTATTCACTGGCTGGGGAAGATGAGCTCCGACGGTTTGAATCAGTGCGTCCTTAAGGAGGAACCTGATGACAAGGAGAACGAAGAACCCGAGTTGGACTTTGAAAAGGTTGGGGATCAGAACTTTAATGAATAGTTAATTGTACTTGTGATTGGCAGTTCACGGCCAGTTTTCTTGGCTTCCGATTTATTTAGTGGAGGAAGCCGAGCGAACGCACCTGTCATCCGCTTTCTGTCCTTCTCCTTGCAGGTCTCTCCTTCTATCGCTGCACAGCAGACGGAGGAGAACACAGAAACTCTCCCCCCGCAGAAATGGCAGGTCTCTGTCTCCGAGCGTCCGCCGTATTCCTACATGGCACTTATCCAGTTCGCAATCAACAGCACTCCGGGAAAACGCATGACGCTTAAGGACATCTACACCTGGATCGAGGACCATTTCCCGTACTTCAAATACGTGGCCAAGCCTGGATGGAAGGTGCCGCAAATCGTGGAATTTAAAATAGATTTAAGCGGCActtgattaaaatatttaactattCTGTCTCTGGTTTAAGGGGTGATCGGGTTACATAAAAAAGCGAAATGAGTTTAAGAAGGGGGGGGAGCAAGGATGAGGTGACACAAGGGTTAGGGGggtacatgttttaaaaaaaaaaaaaaaaaacacaaaaagattgGAATtttgctaatgaagtccgatcctccatagacttccattagtcagacTGTCTAACTGGGTGATTAAgcctgagccattctattgttttccaTAGGCAGTATGATAGGATGTTCATCTGATAGATTGAGCCAAAATTACAGCACAAGAACTCATAGAAGTGGCTGATGTGCTGCTGCCCGCTGCTTTTTTAAGAAACGAGGACAATATTTTTGTGAACTTATTTTTAATCCGATactagttattaaaaaaaaaaaaagtggtgggAGTCTACTTTAATGACTTCAGTtaagtttcagaaaaaaaatcaaggtaaGCATGCGCTGCGTGTATGTAAGAGATTCTCACTGATCTCCGGAATGATGCTTTGTGCCCTACAGAATTCTATCCGTCACAATCTATCGCTGCACGACATGTTTGTCAGGGAAACCGCCGCAAACAACAAACTGTCCTATTGGACCATCCACCCCCAGGCCAATCGCTGCTTGACACTCGACCAAGTGTTCAAGGTGAGAATCCATGGATAGGGAACCTTGTGCGAGGTTTGGGTCGGTGAAGGGAAGGGGTGAAGTCCTGTTTCAAAGAAGGTGGCTAGAACATGTATTCCTACAAATCTATTCCCGTTTAACACTCgtccattatataatatataaaatatataaatatatatatataaaatatatatatgatacatacacacacatggatTTTTATATAGGGAGGCTAAAGTACACGTGCGCCAAATGGCACCGTAACAATCCCTGCGTTTTTAGAGAAAGCAGCTCGTGAGAATTGTACAGAAGGGGGAAAATGGTATCGTCATAAGGACAAGAGGTAGCTGCCCAATAGAGCTTAAAACCTAAACTTGAGGTTTCTTGatgcatttttcctgctgtaaagactttaatcagtcgttggtctcgtcttagattcaggagccatatgccgatcctgtgcatgtttaaatgctgTTCTACTCATCTattaccctctcagtaaagtgtaTTAATGTTGTTCATCTGTTTGTTTCTTCCAACAATGCTTTGCCGACTCCACCATCACCTGAAGGCTTCGAGTCCCGTGTCTCCTCTGTGCTTGGAACCGGTAAGACCTCTCTTCCTTCTGCAATGGACACACGCTGTGGATAAATCACCATTACCTCATCTTTAGGGCTgtcctttaatatatttatttattttccgaGCCTTCTTATACCTTACGTAAATGCCGTGTTCCGTATTGCAAAAGCATCGGTTGTCCAACAAGGCTGACCTACCTTTAAGGTCactgaaaggagaaaaaagtgATTGTCCCTTTAGTTACCCCAAATTCGTTCTGACGAGGGTCCGCAGTTCGCATTTGTATTCTAATAGGTTGCGAGGGTCGCTGATTAGGCAATCGCTGTTAAAGTGACGCCGCCATGACAGGTGCATGCAGCATAAGAGcagatgtatagatcaaaaggcATCCACGCGCTGATCATACTCAGGAGCAACTCCTCTCAATTGTAGAATAAGATGAAACGTTGGGAACCCCCTGTCTCAGAATCACCCATGACTCCACTTccttgaaaacatttttgttactttGAACTAATTTCATGTTTTGGGCCATCAGGAAAAGAAGTTAATTCCAGAATTCACAAAGAACATGCAGAATGCAGCAGCAGGCAAAGGTGAGTTTGCTCCCAGCCCGCGTTATCCAAGCGGCTGAGTTTCCTATGTAGATGTGATCTTCATCCGGCTCACGGAAAGAAACCTGTTCCCTCTCCATGTTCCAGAGAAGAAGATGAAGCCTCTTTTGCCGCGGATCAACTCCTATCTCATCCCGGTGCATTTCCCAGTGACACAACCCATACTGCTTCCAGCATTGGAGACGTTCTGTGTAGAACCAGGACCTTCTGACGCGCCTTGGAGCAGCAAACGTGTGAAGATTGCCCCGAAGGTAATTGAGCGGTGTATGTATTGGGTAGTAGGACAGGGCAGTCGTTCGTGGTGGTTGTGAGCATTGGTTGGTCTTTGGTACGCATGGTTTTTGCTAGGCTTTAGTTCATACGAAGGTGAGATGTTTGGGATAAAGTCACTAATTGAGGGCTTCCTATTGTCTTTTAGGTTCCTCTAGATCAAGAAGAGTGTCCTGTACCTGTAGCACTTCccataaaagaagaagacgaagaaccGATGTTGGCCGAGGAAAGTTCCCTACCCGCTATGCAACACAGGCCGGCGAATGGATCTCGGAGGAAGCAGCAGCTGATCACCCCACGTTCCGAGGAACCAGAGCTGGTCCTTCCCGAAACCAGTGCTTCAGACTCCGGATTGGACTCTGAATTCTCCTTTCTGCAAGAAACGCAGATGCATGATGGGACCTCCCAGTTTACTCAGGAAGAAGAGTATTCTTTTAAGACTCCGATCAAGGGGAAGCGTTTGGAGCCCCAAACCTCATCTACACCTAGCAAACTAGTAGAGTCGTGTAACCTGCAGCCCTGGGGGTCCGAAACCCCTCTGCAAAGAGATCCCTTTCTGGATTTTAGTCCTGTACGCATCCCCTGTGGTCCTGCCCTCACCCCCTTCAAGGACAGCATGGGTGGCCTAAGTTTCGGGGAAACCCCTTTCAAGGACCTTCCAATCTTTGGCTCACCCCAGGACTTCCTCGGGACGTTGCCTCCTGCCTCCCCGGACCTGGAAAGCATGTTGAGCTCCACGCCCGCAAGACGACCCAAGCGATGCTCCAAGGAGCTGCAAGTAGGGGGCTCTGCCAACCGATCTCTTCTCGAGGGACTGGTGCTGGACACCAAAGACGAGAGCCTGAGCAAGATTTTACTGGACATTAGCTTCAGCAGCGTGGAAGAAGACAACGGACTTTGTGCGGACAGCGTGTGGGGGCAAATTCTCTCCGAGTTCAGATAGAACGGGGGGGCATTTTATGGCGCCTTACGCTGCAATAATCATTCCTTTTTCCTGTAACCAtcacaaaagaaagaagaaatcacCATTGAGTACCTAAAATTTACCAAATTCACTACAAAGACCAATCGTCCTTATCCTTCCGTTCTGGGATTATTACAGGGGTTAGAGATTTAACTCTTATGCTCCCGGGGCATTCTATAAAATACCCAGCAAAGCTCTTAAATAAGATGTCTACCTATAAGTCTTAAAttcttctgccccccccccactaatCACATTGCTGAAACGACTGCATTGGTTTCCAAGCATGAACCCCTCCACCAGAGGGCGACATGTACGTAGAAAATGATATCAGGAGTTAAAATGATgacataagaagaaaaaaatctgttaaaagGCAGGGCACACGTCGTATGTGCTGCCAAAAAGTGTCTTgtggtttaatattttattatttagatgttatattatttttttttctgtaaaaattgTTCATGAAAgtcactttattattcttttaaatgttttgtatataATGTCGTCTGAAATATCTTGAtccgtttttctttttcaccccttaaggacaatgggcggtccttaaacccattacaAACAATgaattgtgagcccgtacatgtatgggctttgtcatgaaggggttaaacctctCTTCTGCGTGCGCCGAGCCTTAATGGTAATAGAAATATAGAACTAATGTTTTTTGGCCCTTTATTCTTGTGTTCGTATAGTTTCGTATGGTTTATCCCATAGAATAAGTCTGATCTTAAATACTGCTGGTAGAATGGCTGATTTCACTTTGTGAAAAGTGGCGTTGCCATGACTACCGCCTAAGAACAACACCTGCGGTCTCCCCAAACGAGTCTTTAAATTGAATGGAAGTTGTGATGTGGCATAAACTGAATTTTATATGATCGCCGTTTTAAACGtttctaagagaaaaacaacagtgctttttaattagtttttttatttatatgttcccAACCTTTGGTAAAAACAGAGTTTAGAAAATAGAATATTAAAAGCTACGACGTTCTGCGTGCTGCGGACAGCGTTCAAAATCCAAGGAACAGTGCGATCCTATTGGCTGTATGATCTCCCTCGTTCCAGCCAATCAGAAGATTCGTCCTGCTCTCAAATATGTTGAGAGTATCAGAACATCCAATCCCTGCTTCTCCCAAGGTGCTATGATGcatcagaaaaaataatatatatataattcacatttttttaaagtactggaagttattttatatacaaatgtattaaagtgGACCACCCAGCAGTAACCTgcatttggttgctatggtaactgcaTCACCTACCAATTTGGACCAGAATTTCTAGATAACGCAATCCGGCGACCCAGACTAACGTCCCCCGCGTGTGAATGTAACGCAAACAAAACCAGAataatatgaatgaatgaattgttTGAATATGTTTATAAAGTATTACGTATCGCTGTctgcaaaataaacaaacagcaCGGTTTCAACTGAGACGAGAGATTCTTTAATGAAGGTGGGCTTTGcacctttgttttgttttattataaataaatgcgtTTTTTTGTTCGGGGGCTTCCTGAGGCACCTCGGATTGTCTCTTTAATTAATCAGACTGGGTAAAGCCTTTTACTGTTCAGTGAATGCCTTTCCTCCTTGCTATGATTTTATGGaactcttctctcttctcctctcatctctctctcttcccagcCCCggctgtctctctccctctcttcacAGCCCCggctgtctctctccctctcttcgcAGCCCCggctgtctctctccctctcttcccaGCCCcggctgtctctctctctcttcccagtTCcggctgtctctctctctcttcccagtTCCGGCTGTCTCTCTCTTCCCAGCCCGAGCTCTCTCTCTTTCCAACcctggctctctctctctctgccttttTCCCagccccgtctctctctctgtctccatGGTTCCCCGTACACAGATACACAGACTGTCTCCAGAGTGACCGCTCAGTAATCCTCGCGGAGATTGTGAAAGTTTGTCGCTTTGCTCTTGGGGTAAGTCTGTGATTGGAATTAACGAAGTACGTCTCTCCGGAGCGGAGGAGAAACGACGTCTTCAGCTTGATTTCCCAAATGCAAAAATGTGAGAGCCGGCGCTGAAATCTCAGCTTCAGTCGCTCCTGCGGGTGAGAACGAGCCGCGAGAACCCATTTTTAAAATCTCCACTGACCAAGAGGGTAGAGGAATGGGTTAATGCCTGACCGCCACTGGATTCCGAGCCTGATTGCAgcattatgcccccccccataaccCACGGGGTTGGGTGATATTCTAGACAGTCTGGAACTTTGAGTTAGGTCACGGAGTTTGCACTGGAATAGGACTAGGTCTACAGAGGGTTGTTCATAGACTCGGGCGCCGGCGAAGTCCTCTCTGGGGGGGATCTTTGTATTCTAATTTGTTTGTTTCGGGTGAGTATTCATATTCGTTCTTTgtactcatttttttctttgttttctgccTGTTGCCGTGGGAATGCCCTGAAACGGTGATGAAATTTTACGTCAGACtcatttggcccccgtctagtcgtcggtctcgtcttagattcaggagccatatgcctatcccatccatgtttattttcatattgGTTTCATTTTAAGGATCCAATATTGTATCTGCTCATTCCTGATCCTTTAAGGGTGGCACAGACAGCACGTTCTAGATGAGCAGCACCCAAGTCACGTTCTAGATGAGCAGCGCCCAGGTCACGTTCTAGATGAGCAGCGCCCAGGTCACGTCCTACAAATCAATGTTAAAGCCCAGCAGAGCCGTTATCAGGAAGACGCACAGAAAAACCGAGCCGCGTGAAATAAGATCAGGAGAACGTTCCCGAGCCGGTTACCCTGGAGAAGAAATCAAATCTAGACTAATCAACCACTGAAAAGACAAGTCATTACAGTAACGGCTTTGGGAAGCGATCGCACTCATTGTGTACACGAGTTTCCCCGGCAGACAGAGCCAATAAACCTGATGACCGTTTAATCTCTGGAAAGCCGCTATTGTTTTGTAAACAGCATGATGAATCCGGGGGGCGAGATAATGGCGGACGAGCTCGGCTTGGGGGGCCGTAAGGTTTATGAGCGTGGAGTAGGTGCGATATCTCCAGGGGAGGGCTTTTCAGGGGTCAACTGTCCTCTGGGCTTCCCTGATTTCAGGATTGCGGGCGATTATCAGGGTTTTCGTTCTTTTCCATGTTTTCTGTGTAATTTCACGGATAGACAGTGGGGATTAAGATGActatttattgggggggggtgtaggtAATGCTAGAACCAAAATGGTGGCAGGAGGAGGTTAAAAAGAGACAGCACCCGTCTCTGCAtggagacagacagagacagcACCCGGCTCCGCAaggagacagacagagacagcACCCAGCTCCGCAaggagacagacagagacagcACCCAGCTCCGCAtggagacagacagagacagcACCCAGCTCCGCAtggagacagacagagacagcACCCAGCTCCGCAtggagacagacagagacagcACCCAGCTCCGCAaggagacagacagagacagcACCCAGCTCCGCAtggagacagacagagacagcACCCAGCTCCGCAtggagacagacagagacagcACCCAGCTCCGCAtggagacagacagagacagcACCCAGCTCCGCATGGAGACAGACAGAGCCAGCACCCAGCTCCGCATGGAGACAGAGACAGCATGCAACTCTGCAGGGTACAGAACACAGCACAAGACTCTGCACGGCTTTCCAGATATTGAGATTCAGGATGAGACAGCCCAGGCCCTCGGGCCACCCGTCTCGTGTCATATTTTCCATCTGTAGCAATATCTCACAGTTCCCATGAATAAAGATGGTTTCAGAAAGTGCCGGCTAGTGTTGAAGTTAAATTGGGTGAAATGGCATCATTTATTACCTCGCCCCGGGCAGCGGAACAAACCATCCATATTTCCCAGATTTAACTATTATTAATACTGTAGCCATCTTGGATTTACCGTCGCTTTATCCAGTAGGCATCCCACCAAGGTCCTCTTCTAGAGAGGCTACCTAAGGTGTTCGGCCTAGAAGCACCTAGAAGCAGCGGCCGCGATGGAGTGAACGTTAcgtttttctcattttctctttaaatataacaaaaaaatgtgttgttttttttgttcttcctcAGGCTCCTCGCCCCACATCGTTCCCACTCATAACCATGTTGTGTTCCTCCACGCCTGAGCCCTTGCTGCCGGAACCGGCGGTTAGTTCTCCGGGCTTCACGTGccggggcattcataatttgcTCAGGAAAGCCCCACCGTACACGGAGGCCAAGCTGGAGCTGCTGAGGAAGCTGAGGAGCCCCCGTGAAGGAGACCTGCCTCCCTCACCCACCATGGGCTATATGACTTGGTTGGAGATCAGCAATTTGCCCCCGCTTCTTCCGTTGCGCCCGGACAAGCCCTATGACAGCGCCGTGTGGAGGACGCTGACTGTCGCCTCATCGAGACCGACCTGCGTAGGGCCCGTTCCACCTCCTTCCCGAATGGAGGAGAACACCTGGGGCAAGTTTATGAGGACCAAAGGAGTCCACAAAGAAGGGAAGGAGACGCGGTCTTTACTAATGCGCAGCCTGGCCAGAGTGCCCCAGACAGATTGTCAAGGAAACATTCTCCCACCCCAGGGCTTTAAAAGGTAAGAGGGGCAGATATATTAAGGTACGTCTCCACCGGGGTATTATGACCCGGGGCGTTTTCAGCCCCGTCTCTTTAATGTGGACAGTTCTCTTCATCTTCTAATTAATTGGCACAGGATCTCCAGATATTGGATAAACTGTCACCTATGAGgactttatattaaaaatatacattaaaacatcaaaaattatgtattatatttcaataataataataataattaatatgagCATTAAATTGCCTCTCATGTGCTTAGAATATAatcctgtatacagtaatataacccccagcgctgtatacagtaatataacccccagcactgtatacagtaatataaccccccagcactgtatacagtaatataacccccagcgctgtatacagtaatataacccccagcgctgtatacagtaatataaccgccagcgctgtatacagaaatataacccccagtgctgtatacagtaatataacccccagcactgtatacagtaatataacccccagcgctgtatacagtaatataacccccagagctgtatacagtaatatcaccccccagcactgtatacagtaatataaccccccagcgctgtatacagtaatataacccccagcgctgtatacagaaatataacccccagcgctgtatacagtaatataacccccccagcgctgtatacagtaatatacccccagcgctgtatacagtaatataacccccaacgctgtatacagtaatataacacccagcgctgtatacggtaacgTTGATTGTCATTGATAAGagccttattttatttaattttgttccaaaaaactccctttatctgcagatctggagcggccgttgctgtcagtcatgtgatattttgggtgaccttgccggctcaaacaccacactgagctgatgctttatggcgatgctaatgaagtcagtcATGTTTGTGTAGGTAATTGTATCGGAGTTGTATACACGCTGTACATCTTGTCCTTTTTTTCAGACACCCAACACGAACTTCAACATCCACCGCTGGCTCTACATTTTGCTATTTTGCTCCTCCAAAGCAGACTGGTATTTGCTCTCCGCAGCATCCTCGCTCGCCCCGCAAAGCGACCCCGGGAAGCAACCCCCCGAATTACAGAGACATCCTGCAGAGGTACCGGGAGCTACAGGGGGCCGCACGGAGCCTGGTTCCCTTTAATAGCAGAATGCCCACGCCGAGGACAGCGGCCCAGGAGACCAAAGGCGGAACGGCACCGGCCCACGAGGGCCAAAAGACTCTCAGCAACTCAGTCATCATTTATACAGCATAAAAGAAAACTAAAGGAAATACACTGTTTGTTTACAGACATTGTTTGCCTGTCAGCCCGtaaaaaatgcagaatttaCACCCCAGATGCCCCCTAGGCAACACCGTCACATGTTTGTTCTGAGTGGGGCAGATAGAGAGATGGAGCTGCGATTTGAGATAGTTTTGTGAGTTTTACCTGTAATTACATATATGACCACTAGGGTGTATTGTAACAAGCCATTCAGTTAAGGAAAATAAACCTAATCCTATTGGGCCAAAGAGAAGATGGCGGCTTTAACTGTTTAGGTCctcaaatgtctttttttcattccATTCCACtgcacacagtaatataaccccgagcGCTGCATACGGTAATAACCCcgaccgctgtatacagtaataaccccgaacgttgtatacagtaatatacccccagcactgtataaagtaataacccccagtgctgtatacagtaatataacccccagcgctgtatacagtaataaccccca includes the following:
- the FOXM1 gene encoding forkhead box protein M1, whose amino-acid sequence is MRSSPRRPLILKRRKLSLPRHDAAGGADASNQSLAPVMGTMRSGEQSQAQNPGDGVLAKQSGAQGVAGPSRQVGGRTSGVPGVSQHGNTCQIGAVGPSDRSLSLQVNDRGHPADNLIQNPVAETPLTQISVDALNIPSEVKIMSHPTTPDTQLVVIPPESDVQSIIHALTARGRTSGGPNKFILISSGTTFHNQPVDQVKEEEPIHLESICSSKQPSAGSDIKVFPKAGHPEASEMDRSLSSIHWLGKMSSDGLNQCVLKEEPDDKENEEPELDFEKVSPSIAAQQTEENTETLPPQKWQVSVSERPPYSYMALIQFAINSTPGKRMTLKDIYTWIEDHFPYFKYVAKPGWKNSIRHNLSLHDMFVRETAANNKLSYWTIHPQANRCLTLDQVFKASSPVSPLCLEPEKKLIPEFTKNMQNAAAGKEKKMKPLLPRINSYLIPVHFPVTQPILLPALETFCVEPGPSDAPWSSKRVKIAPKVPLDQEECPVPVALPIKEEDEEPMLAEESSLPAMQHRPANGSRRKQQLITPRSEEPELVLPETSASDSGLDSEFSFLQETQMHDGTSQFTQEEEYSFKTPIKGKRLEPQTSSTPSKLVESCNLQPWGSETPLQRDPFLDFSPVRIPCGPALTPFKDSMGGLSFGETPFKDLPIFGSPQDFLGTLPPASPDLESMLSSTPARRPKRCSKELQVGGSANRSLLEGLVLDTKDESLSKILLDISFSSVEEDNGLCADSVWGQILSEFR
- the TEX52 gene encoding testis-expressed protein 52, translating into MLCSSTPEPLLPEPAVSSPGFTCRGIHNLLRKAPPYTEAKLELLRKLRSPREGDLPPSPTMGYMTWLEISNLPPLLPLRPDKPYDSAVWRTLTVASSRPTCVGPVPPPSRMEENTWGKFMRTKGVHKEGKETRSLLMRSLARVPQTDCQGNILPPQGFKRHPTRTSTSTAGSTFCYFAPPKQTGICSPQHPRSPRKATPGSNPPNYRDILQRYRELQGAARSLVPFNSRMPTPRTAAQETKGGTAPAHEGQKTLSNSVIIYTA